From Halomicrobium salinisoli, the proteins below share one genomic window:
- a CDS encoding DUF1931 domain-containing protein: MADLIVKAAVKEALDDMNVASDFYDSLDEEVEALLEDAARRAEANDRKTVQPRDL; encoded by the coding sequence ATGGCAGACCTAATCGTCAAAGCCGCCGTCAAGGAAGCGCTCGATGACATGAACGTCGCCTCCGACTTCTACGACTCCCTCGACGAGGAGGTCGAGGCGCTGCTGGAGGACGCCGCTCGTCGCGCCGAGGCCAACGACCGCAAGACCGTTCAGCCGCGCGACCTGTAA
- the larB gene encoding nickel pincer cofactor biosynthesis protein LarB produces the protein MREILEAVAAGELSPAAAEAELAGYATGDAGRFDAARVQRAGVPEAVLAEGKTADEVADLVATSVETTDRGIATRLEPGDAAAVRERLAEDAPDATVRWDERSRWLVAETPAFERPDLDAEVGVVTAGTSDAVPAGEAAMVAGEMGATVYRVDDVGVASLARAIDRLDELRERDVLIVAAGREGALPTVIAGLVDVPVIGLPVSTGYGHAGEGEAALSGMLQSCTAMTTVNVDAGFTAGAQAGLIARQIDAAGDT, from the coding sequence ATGCGCGAGATACTCGAGGCGGTCGCCGCGGGCGAACTGAGCCCCGCGGCGGCCGAGGCCGAACTGGCGGGCTACGCCACCGGCGACGCGGGCCGGTTCGACGCGGCCCGCGTCCAGCGGGCCGGGGTCCCCGAGGCGGTGCTGGCCGAGGGGAAGACCGCCGACGAGGTGGCCGACCTGGTTGCGACGTCCGTGGAGACGACCGATCGCGGCATCGCGACGCGGCTCGAACCCGGCGACGCCGCGGCCGTCCGCGAGCGACTGGCCGAGGACGCCCCCGACGCGACGGTCCGCTGGGACGAGCGGTCGCGCTGGCTGGTCGCGGAGACGCCGGCCTTCGAGCGGCCGGACCTCGACGCCGAGGTGGGCGTCGTCACCGCTGGGACCTCCGACGCCGTCCCCGCCGGCGAGGCGGCCATGGTCGCCGGGGAGATGGGCGCGACCGTCTACCGGGTCGACGACGTCGGCGTCGCCAGCCTCGCTCGCGCCATCGACCGGTTGGACGAGCTGCGCGAGCGGGACGTGCTGATCGTCGCCGCCGGCCGCGAGGGGGCCCTCCCGACCGTCATCGCCGGCCTGGTCGACGTCCCCGTGATCGGGCTGCCCGTCTCGACCGGCTACGGCCACGCCGGCGAGGGCGAGGCGGCCCTCTCGGGGATGCTCCAGTCCTGCACGGCGATGACGACCGTCAACGTCGACGCCGGCTTCACGGCCGGCGCACAGGCCGGCCTGATCGCCCGGCAGATCGACGCCGCGGGGGACACCTAA
- a CDS encoding DUF7563 family protein: MPDCDHCGAHVSERFARVFADERGDIRACPQCSANAGIAEAARERARHA; encoded by the coding sequence ATGCCTGACTGTGACCACTGCGGCGCGCACGTCTCGGAGCGGTTCGCGCGGGTGTTCGCCGACGAGCGCGGCGATATCCGCGCGTGTCCCCAGTGCTCGGCAAACGCCGGCATCGCCGAGGCGGCGAGAGAGCGCGCCCGCCACGCCTGA
- a CDS encoding GIY-YIG nuclease family protein, producing the protein MSDHYVYVLRCADDTLYTGYTTDVERRVAEHDAGEGAKYTRGRTPVELVHVESFDERGAAMSREHEIKQCSRTEKERLIGD; encoded by the coding sequence GTGAGCGACCACTACGTCTACGTGCTCCGCTGTGCCGACGACACGCTGTACACCGGCTACACCACCGACGTCGAGCGGCGCGTCGCCGAACACGACGCCGGCGAGGGAGCCAAGTACACGCGCGGCCGCACGCCCGTCGAACTCGTCCACGTCGAGTCGTTCGACGAGCGCGGCGCGGCCATGAGCCGCGAGCACGAGATCAAGCAGTGCTCCCGGACCGAAAAGGAGCGGCTGATCGGCGACTGA
- a CDS encoding alpha/beta hydrolase: MDEPHPELQRMLAEEDELGVPSVAAQTVDAARRQHEQLASSDAGPDVERTWDLEVPSPVAEDPIDLRIYRPGSDGPYPTLLWIHGGGFVLGSLETADAVARSLAVETDCVVVSVGYNLAPEHPFPDQPRECYAALEWTAEHVDTFGGDPDRIAVGGDSAGGNLAAVAALRARDDDGPDLDHQLLVYPVTTDAALPSREANAEGYGLTTAEMEWFDEKYVRHSVDAANPYAYPLKARDLSGLPPATVITAGFDPLLDDGVRYAERLDAAEVDVEHLNYEAMIHGFFGMLDLDIDAAHDAIERSAARLRDSFGT, from the coding sequence ATGGACGAGCCCCACCCCGAACTGCAGCGGATGCTCGCGGAGGAGGACGAACTGGGCGTCCCGTCGGTCGCGGCGCAGACAGTCGACGCGGCGCGGCGACAGCACGAACAGCTGGCGTCGTCGGACGCCGGCCCCGACGTCGAGCGGACCTGGGACCTGGAGGTCCCGAGCCCGGTCGCGGAGGATCCGATCGACCTGCGGATCTACCGGCCCGGATCCGACGGCCCCTACCCGACGCTCCTCTGGATCCACGGCGGCGGGTTCGTGCTCGGGTCGCTGGAGACGGCCGACGCGGTCGCCCGGTCGCTGGCCGTCGAGACCGACTGCGTGGTTGTCTCGGTCGGCTACAACCTGGCGCCGGAGCACCCCTTCCCGGACCAGCCCCGCGAGTGCTACGCGGCACTGGAGTGGACCGCCGAGCACGTCGACACGTTCGGCGGCGACCCGGACCGGATCGCGGTGGGCGGCGACTCGGCGGGCGGCAACCTCGCAGCGGTGGCGGCGCTACGGGCCCGCGACGACGACGGCCCGGACCTCGACCACCAGCTACTCGTCTATCCGGTGACCACCGACGCCGCCCTCCCCTCGCGCGAGGCGAACGCCGAGGGGTACGGCCTCACGACGGCCGAGATGGAGTGGTTCGACGAGAAGTACGTCCGCCATTCCGTCGACGCGGCCAACCCGTACGCCTACCCCCTGAAGGCCCGCGACCTCTCGGGCCTGCCGCCGGCGACGGTGATCACCGCCGGCTTCGACCCGCTGCTGGACGACGGGGTCCGCTACGCCGAGCGCCTCGACGCGGCCGAAGTCGACGTCGAGCACCTGAACTACGAGGCCATGATCCACGGCTTCTTCGGGATGCTCGACCTCGACATCGACGCCGCGCACGACGCCATCGAGCGGTCGGCGGCGCGGCTCCGGGACTCGTTCGGGACCTGA
- a CDS encoding phosphoglucomutase/phosphomannomutase family protein, giving the protein MDAEAIEFGTDGWRATLDEFTEERVGMVGQAVATSLRSEGTEAPVAIGYDAREHSRGFAERLARVLCGNGFDVVLPERDTPTPVVAWTVKDRGLAGALQITASHNPPEYNGVKFVPGDGAPALPETTERIEANLAEPDPLPEDEWGEVSEEDLIEPYLDHAAEVADQFTDDVDLSGLTVAYDAMHGSGRGVTDELLERAGADLVRLRTERDPDFGGGAPEPEAERVADLIEAVGDDADFGVVNDGDSDRIGMVTPDRGFLDPNLFFAAVYDFLLETAIGDVVRTVSTSSIVDRVAEAHDQSVHETAVGFKHVAGAMAEHDALMGGEESGGFGVTSHLRNKDGVLVALLAAVAESDESLDARVDRLLAEHGEIHQDRVSVDCPDDRKAGVLADLEADLPESVAGQGVADVSTVDGFKMTLEDGTWLLVRPSGTEPKMRIYAEAGSRERVQELLEAGRDVVEPLV; this is encoded by the coding sequence ATGGACGCCGAGGCCATCGAGTTCGGCACGGACGGGTGGCGAGCGACCCTGGACGAGTTCACCGAGGAGCGCGTGGGGATGGTGGGCCAGGCGGTCGCTACGTCTCTCCGAAGCGAGGGCACGGAAGCCCCCGTCGCGATCGGGTACGACGCCCGCGAGCACTCGCGGGGCTTCGCCGAGCGGCTGGCGCGGGTGCTCTGTGGCAACGGCTTCGACGTGGTCCTGCCCGAGCGGGACACGCCGACGCCCGTCGTCGCCTGGACGGTCAAGGACCGCGGGCTGGCGGGCGCCCTCCAGATCACCGCCAGCCACAACCCGCCGGAGTACAACGGCGTGAAGTTCGTCCCCGGGGACGGCGCGCCCGCGCTGCCCGAGACCACCGAGCGCATCGAGGCGAACCTGGCCGAGCCCGATCCGCTGCCCGAGGACGAGTGGGGCGAGGTGAGCGAGGAGGACCTGATCGAACCGTACCTCGACCACGCGGCCGAGGTGGCCGATCAGTTCACCGACGACGTCGACCTCTCCGGGCTGACCGTCGCCTACGACGCGATGCACGGCAGCGGCCGCGGCGTCACCGACGAACTCCTCGAGCGGGCCGGCGCGGACCTCGTCCGCCTGCGCACCGAGCGCGACCCCGACTTCGGCGGCGGAGCGCCGGAACCCGAGGCCGAGCGCGTCGCGGACCTGATCGAGGCGGTCGGCGACGACGCCGACTTCGGCGTCGTCAACGACGGCGACTCGGACCGGATCGGCATGGTCACGCCCGACCGCGGCTTCCTCGACCCGAACCTCTTCTTCGCGGCCGTCTACGACTTCCTGCTGGAGACCGCGATCGGCGACGTCGTCCGGACCGTCTCCACCTCCAGCATCGTCGACCGCGTCGCCGAGGCCCACGACCAGAGCGTCCACGAGACGGCGGTCGGGTTCAAGCACGTCGCCGGCGCGATGGCCGAGCACGACGCCCTCATGGGCGGCGAGGAATCGGGCGGCTTCGGCGTCACGAGTCACCTCCGGAACAAGGACGGCGTCCTCGTGGCGCTTCTGGCGGCCGTCGCCGAGAGCGACGAGTCGCTGGACGCCCGCGTCGACCGCCTGCTCGCCGAGCACGGCGAGATCCACCAGGACCGCGTCAGCGTCGACTGCCCGGACGACCGCAAGGCGGGCGTGCTGGCCGACCTCGAGGCGGACCTCCCCGAGTCCGTCGCCGGTCAGGGCGTCGCCGACGTCTCCACCGTCGACGGGTTCAAGATGACGCTGGAAGACGGCACCTGGCTGCTCGTGCGCCCCTCCGGCACCGAGCCGAAGATGCGCATCTACGCCGAGGCCGGCAGCCGGGAGCGGGTGCAGGAGCTGCTGGAGGCGGGCCGCGACGTCGTCGAGCCGCTGGTCTGA
- a CDS encoding GNAT family N-acetyltransferase, producing the protein MRVREATSDDRTAVANVVDGAALAVDDDVLARSLDESETLVAVSDDTDRVLGALVLDGDRIAAVAVRRRRRGQGIGSALVEAAAERRERLVAEFDADVRPFYESLGFEIDAVEGERERYRGRL; encoded by the coding sequence GTGCGCGTCCGCGAGGCGACGTCCGACGACCGGACCGCCGTCGCCAACGTCGTCGACGGCGCGGCGCTGGCGGTCGACGACGACGTTCTGGCCCGGAGTCTGGACGAGAGCGAGACGCTCGTGGCCGTCTCCGACGACACCGATCGCGTCCTCGGCGCGCTCGTGCTGGACGGCGACCGGATCGCCGCGGTGGCCGTCCGCCGGCGCCGCCGCGGTCAGGGAATCGGCTCGGCGCTCGTCGAGGCCGCGGCCGAGCGCCGCGAGCGACTGGTCGCCGAGTTCGACGCCGACGTGCGGCCCTTCTACGAGTCGCTGGGGTTCGAGATAGACGCGGTCGAGGGCGAGCGCGAGCGGTATCGCGGGCGGCTGTAA
- the samp2 gene encoding ubiquitin-like small modifier protein SAMP2, with translation MRVTVEVAGEDTHEVDAPEDATYADLLAPVDLSPHEVSMLVDGDHVPTDQPVDADHVRVVRLIKGG, from the coding sequence ATGCGCGTGACCGTCGAGGTGGCCGGCGAGGACACCCACGAGGTGGATGCTCCGGAAGACGCCACCTACGCCGACCTGCTGGCGCCGGTCGACCTGAGCCCCCACGAGGTGTCGATGCTGGTCGACGGCGACCACGTCCCGACCGACCAGCCCGTCGACGCCGACCACGTGCGGGTCGTCCGCCTCATCAAGGGCGGGTGA
- a CDS encoding replication factor C small subunit, with protein sequence MSEAESEPGRGDVWIEKYRPQTLDEIRGHEGIVERLQSYVARNDLPHLLFSGPAGVGKTTCATAIARELYGDEWEENFLELNASDQRGIDVVRERIKDFARTSFGGYEHRIIFLDEADALTSDAQSALRRTMEQFSNNVRFILSCNYSSQIIDPIQSRCAVFRFSPLSDAAVADEIRSIAAEEGIEVTDDGVDALVYSADGDMRAAINGLQGAAATGDVVDEEAVFAVTSTARPEDIREMVESALDGDFTAARSRLNELLTEEGIAGGDVIDQLHRSVWEFDMSDREAVQVLERVGETDYRITEGANERIQLEAMLASLALEE encoded by the coding sequence ATGAGCGAGGCCGAGTCAGAGCCGGGGCGCGGGGACGTCTGGATCGAGAAGTACCGCCCCCAGACCCTCGACGAGATCCGGGGTCACGAGGGCATCGTCGAGCGCCTGCAGAGCTACGTCGCGCGCAACGACCTGCCCCACCTCCTCTTCTCGGGGCCGGCCGGCGTCGGGAAGACGACCTGCGCGACCGCCATCGCCCGGGAGCTGTACGGCGACGAGTGGGAGGAGAACTTCCTCGAGCTGAACGCCTCCGACCAGCGCGGGATCGACGTGGTCCGCGAGCGGATCAAGGACTTCGCCCGGACCAGCTTCGGCGGGTACGAGCACCGCATCATCTTCCTCGACGAGGCCGACGCCCTCACGTCGGACGCCCAGTCCGCGCTGCGCCGGACGATGGAGCAGTTCTCCAACAACGTCCGCTTCATCCTCTCGTGTAACTACTCCAGCCAGATCATCGACCCGATCCAGTCCCGGTGTGCCGTCTTCCGCTTCTCGCCGCTGTCGGACGCCGCGGTCGCAGACGAGATCCGCTCGATCGCCGCAGAGGAGGGCATCGAGGTGACCGACGACGGCGTCGACGCCCTGGTCTACTCGGCCGACGGCGACATGCGCGCGGCGATCAACGGGCTCCAGGGCGCCGCCGCGACCGGCGACGTCGTCGACGAGGAAGCGGTCTTCGCGGTCACCTCCACGGCCCGCCCGGAGGACATCCGCGAGATGGTCGAGTCCGCGCTGGACGGCGACTTCACCGCCGCCCGCTCGCGGCTGAACGAACTGCTCACCGAGGAGGGCATCGCCGGCGGCGACGTGATCGATCAACTGCACCGCTCGGTCTGGGAGTTCGACATGAGCGACCGCGAGGCCGTCCAGGTGCTGGAGCGGGTCGGCGAGACCGACTACCGCATCACCGAGGGCGCCAACGAGCGCATCCAGCTCGAGGCGATGCTGGCCTCGCTGGCGCTCGAGGAGTAG